A section of the Kluyveromyces lactis strain NRRL Y-1140 chromosome F complete sequence genome encodes:
- a CDS encoding uncharacterized protein (weakly similar to uniprot|P42835 Saccharomyces cerevisiae YNL327W EGT2 Glycosylphosphatidylinositol (GPI)-anchored cell wall endoglucanase required for proper cell separation after cytokinesis expression is activated by Swi5p and tightly regulated in a cell cycle-dependent manner) — protein MKLSSFALIQSATLGFLATANAQIFSNTSSVEPSSTPTSPVTGLDVADINILNGWTGSKDSYDRYAPFIFTIDIDAAETGSVWFAPPAEFGGFPESIEFDYGTITNDGNNFTVEFTSVPDSGAATIEFVGSLTADGIAGIPSPDVVTFTSDSSSGSFSDNINFQALPETASSNVGLIGGDLYYSINVPVAVFDGSLSVASSSEDGYSFDASYSAVYFVGTDAFNNGTLTGADGVNESEESSVLVSFEGSIPDGHVAVRVVYKAIISGSAESYSNTADLSLPSLPGALSKRDTTITFTSTIYVTGPLAGTVESSSSSVSSDDTDSSSETSATETSGEPSATETSGTESGSSEPTTSVATATVTDLSTTVITTCPTCTGSHKTTDVYVSTVTATVSGIVTEYTTYCPISTVSKVKSHEGTVETCTVNIHEVTSGVYTVKTEYIPISKGTTVTDLSTTLVTVCPTCSEKTATGTTAPVAPGTTETGSPAASGTTETGSPAAPSTTETGATAAPGATGTTAPVAPGTTETGSPAASGTTETGSPAAPSTTETGATAAPGATETTTVEGETGVTTIKSVTVVTGATGATGVTTAVGTTGAPGAEGVTTAAGTEAGKPSSSITTIRVSTQSGVSTYEGAAANVQAGLVTILMAIAAFVL, from the coding sequence CTTCAACTCCAACTTCTCCAGTCACTGGTCTTGATGTTGCTGATATCAACATTCTAAACGGCTGGACTGGTTCTAAGGACTCTTACGACCGTTACGCCCCATTCATCTTCACAATTGACATCGACGCCGCTGAAACCGGTTCAGTTTGGTTTGCTCCACCTGCAGAATTCGGTGGTTTCCCAGAATCCATTGAATTCGACTACGGTACTATTACCAACGACGGTAACAACTTCACTGTTGAATTTACCTCCGTTCCAGACAGCGGTGCTGCTACCATCGAATTCGTTGGTTCTTTGACTGCTGACGGTATCGCTGGTATTCCAAGCCCAGATGTCGTCACATTTACTTCTGACTCTTCTTCCGGTTCTTTCTCTGACAACATTAACTTCCAAGCTTTACCAGAAACTGCCTCATCAAACGTTGGTTTGATTGGTGGTGACTTGTACTACTCCATCAACGTTCCTGTTGCAGTCTTCGACGGTAGCTTATCTGTAGCTTCCTCTTCTGAAGATGGTTACTCTTTCGACGCAAGTTACTCTGCTGTCTACTTCGTCGGTACTGATGCATTCAACAATGGTACTTTGACCGGTGCTGATGGTGTCAATGAATCTGAGGAATCCTCTGTCCTAGTTTCTTTCGAAGGTTCCATCCCAGATGGTCACGTTGCTGTCAGAGTCGTCTACAAGGCCATCATCTCTGGTTCCGCCGAAAGTTACTCTAACACCGCTGACTTGTCTCTACCAAGCTTGCCAGGTGCTCTATCTAAGAGAGACACCACTATCACTTTCACTTCCACCATCTATGTTACTGGTCCTTTGGCTGGTACCGttgaatcttcttcctcttctgtttcttctgATGACACCGACTCTTCTAGCGAAACCTCTGCCACTGAAACATCTGGCGAACCATCTGCCACTGAAACATCTGGTACTGAATCAGGCTCATCTGAACCAACCACTTCTGTTGCTACCGCCACCGTTACTGACTTGTCTACCACTGTCATCACCACTTGCCCAACTTGTACCGGTTCTCACAAGACTACTGACGTCTACGTTTCCACTGTTACTGCTACTGTCAGTGGTATTGTCACTGAATACACTACCTACTGTCCAATCAGTACCGTTTCTAAGGTTAAGAGTCACGAAGGTACCGTCGAAACTTGTACCGTTAACATTCACGAAGTCACCAGCGGTGTTTACACTGTTAAGACCGAATACATTCCAATTTCCAAGGGTACTACCGTTACTGACCTGTCTACCACTCTAGTCACCGTTTGCCCAACTTGTTCTGAAAAGACCGCTACTGGTACCACTGCCCCAGTTGCCCCAGGTACTACTGAGACCGGTTCCCCAGCTGCCTCAGGTACTACTGAGACCGGTTCCCCAGCTGCCCCAAGTACTACTGAGACCGGTGCCACCGCCGCTCCAGGTGCTACTGGTACCACTGCCCCAGTTGCCCCAGGTACTACTGAGACCGGTTCCCCAGCTGCCTCAGGTACTACTGAGACCGGTTCCCCAGCTGCCCCAAGTACTACTGAGACCGGTGCCACCGCCGCTCCAGGTGCTACTGAAACCACTACTGTTGAAGGTGAAACTGGTGTTACAACGATTAAGAGTGTCACTGTTGTTACTGGTGCTACTGGTGCTACTGGTGTTACTACCGCTGTTGGTACTACTGGTGCTCCAGGTGCAGAAGGTGTTACCACTGCCGCTGGTACTGAAGCTGGTAAGCCATCCAGCAGTATCACAACTATCAGAGTTTCCACTCAATCCGGTGTTTCCACTTATGAAGGTGCTGCTGCCAACGTGCAGGCCGGGTTGGTAACCATCTTGATGGCTATCGCTGCTTTCGTCTTataa